The genome window AGTTGCTACGTGAGATATGAGTTATATGCCTTCTATTATGGTGCAACTGAAGCTTCTAGTTCGAGCGATCCGAATAATAACAAAGGGGACGGTGAGTACTTGTAAAGTTTGTGTCTACTTTGTGTGGCGTTCTCAaggaaaattaattatatactGCAAATGGTTGTTCCTAAATGCAGGCAGAGGAAGGAAAATATGGGTGATCACAATTGTGTCAGCATGTCTAGCCATACTACTTTTGGGTTCTTGTGTCTGTCTTACAAAGAGAAGGAACCAAAAGGGTAATATTATTGCTTCTGCAAAAGTTTAATTCGAAGCTCACCCTAATTTGTTTTCTGAAAGcaaaatttttctttctctctgttcAGGGAATAGTGAGAATTTAGGACCAAATGCATTGTTACCTGATCAAAGTTTTAGAGGAAGAAACCCGAAAGCTCAGGAGTACCCCTATATCAGTTTGGCATCTATACATGTCGCAACCGACAAATTCTCTGATTCAAATAAGCTTGGAGAAGGTGGTTTTGGCCCTGTTTACAAGGTAAAAACATTTTTCtaacaaattatgtaaaaCAGGTTCACATGTCTGAAAACTGAATTGTTATTTGTATCATCTGCTTGGTAATTTCTGTgaattgaaaaaggaaatcTGGTCTTAATTTCTCAGGGTATCCTGAGTGATGGAAAGGAAGTGGCGATCAAGAGGCTTTCAAGCTGTTCTGAGCAAGGTGCAGAGGAGTTCACAAATGAAGTTCTGCTGATCTTGAAACTTCAACACAAAAATCTTGTCCGGCTATTGGGTTTTTGTGTTGACGGAGAGGAGAAACTACTTGTTTATGAATACATGCCAAACAGCAGCCTAGATGTCGTTCTCTTtggtatgttttctttttactcTGGGAAATTTCTCTGTCTTTGGGATCTGAATCAATTGTTTTATGACTTTTCCTTTTATGATGGCTAGATTCAAAGAAACGTGCGCAACTTGATTGGAGCAGACGTATAAACATCATTAGTGGAATTGCAAGGGGAATTCTTTATTTGCACGAGGACTCTCGACTTAGAATCATCCACAGAGACCTCAAAGCCAGCAATGTATTGTTGGACAATGACATGAACCCAAAGATTTCAGACTTTGGCATGGCAAGGATCTTTTCAGGAAGCGAAGGACAGGCCAATACTGCTACAATAGTTGGGACTTAGTAAGTGCTTCATTTCTaaacccttttcttttccactgTACAGAAACTCTCATGAGAGAATGCTTTTGATTCCAACCATCATTTAAGATGGATTTGTTTCTGAGTTTCTCAACATTTattctgaatttttgtttggaaTAGCGGATACATGGCTCCAGAATATGCGATGGAGGGAATATATTCTGTCAAGTCTGACGTTTATGGCTTTGGAGTACTCTTGCTTGAGATCATAACTGGGAGAAGGAACGCTGGCTTTCATCGAATAAAACGCGTTCCTAGCCTTGTGGCATATGTAAGTTTATGCACTTTCTCAAAGTGATCACATTGCCATAGGCTAAAACTACTGCTTAATGGCGCTTATCCAATTGAGTGATGATATGCAGGCATGGCAAGTATGGAATGAAGGAAAAGGGTTGGAGCTACTTGATCCCCTACTGCTTGATTCATGTGTTCCAGATGAGTTTCTAAGATATCTCCACATTGGATTGTTGTGTGTTCAAGAAGATGCACAAGACAGGCCAACCATGTCTTCTGTCGTTGTAATGttgaaaagtgaaaatgtAACTCTTAACCAGCCTGAAAAACCTGCCTTATCCATGGGAAGATTTACTGATCATAATGTGGCAGCTACTGATAATAACTCCATCAATGGACTAACAGTTTCTGATGTCATGCCGCGATAACAGAGCCGATTCAGGGTCCATGGAATTTGTGAGGCCTTAATGCCAATGAGGCTTTGTATATCTGCTTGTTGTTGACTTGGCATGATATGCAAGCAAGCACAATTGTTTAATACAGAGATCACAATTGTGAATATTGAACTGATATAGATTCCAAATTATGGATCACAACGGAAGAATACATTTGCTTTTCCATCTTGAACTTCAAATTTTGCCCATAATCAAGTTGTGGGAACTGCAGACTTTACAACTCCTCCAGTTCGAGGgaccaataaaaaataaataaataatacttGATGAGAATATACATACATCCTTCCCAATGGAGGATGAACTTTCAGTTGGATGATTGAAGATCCAAAGCCttcaataatataattaaacaTGCTTACTGACTCAATATTTAGGAAATCCAAAGCCTTCAATAAGATTACATCTATTGCCTGTCATATCTATGCATTTGTCTTTCGGTCATCGATTCACTATTCAGATTCAAAGTAAACATAATAGACAAAATTAGAAACTAAAGAACAATGTTTCTGTGTCACGCAAGTTGCTGTCAGATTATATAATAAAGGATTGAAATTAGGGGCTGCATAAACTCACATgctgttatttatttaatgtcACCTCAAGGAAATTTCGTATCAAGTAAGCTCAAATTCTACAGGTCCATGATTCACCACCAACTCCCGGCCACATTCTGTGCTAATCCAAATCCTTTACTAGTAATTTCATGACTTCTTCCCTTGAAGTAGAATGGTCAAACAAATAGTCCTAGAAATGTCACCTACAAAATAATCAcacttttttaaaatcaagTATTTTAAACATGAC of Prunus dulcis chromosome 4, ALMONDv2, whole genome shotgun sequence contains these proteins:
- the LOC117624148 gene encoding cysteine-rich receptor-like protein kinase 10: MVHFLKTILPLLLCFLISLLCDLAFADPPYWKCSGNVSNYADNSTFQKNLHSLLISLPSNASVSKLYNTSTGNDPADTVYGLYMCLNYVTNETCRDCINTAQSAIVTLCPSSKEAVVWEEMCQLRYSDANFFGKLNVADNIPLANKKNISDPEKFESVVNETLRDLAKQAAYNLSAKMYATRDVPFEDKVVYALVQCTTDLSGDDCGQCLQKAIVDVLREFYFSIGARLLSRSCYVRYELYAFYYGATEASSSSDPNNNKGDGRGRKIWVITIVSACLAILLLGSCVCLTKRRNQKGNSENLGPNALLPDQSFRGRNPKAQEYPYISLASIHVATDKFSDSNKLGEGGFGPVYKGILSDGKEVAIKRLSSCSEQGAEEFTNEVLLILKLQHKNLVRLLGFCVDGEEKLLVYEYMPNSSLDVVLFDSKKRAQLDWSRRINIISGIARGILYLHEDSRLRIIHRDLKASNVLLDNDMNPKISDFGMARIFSGSEGQANTATIVGTYGYMAPEYAMEGIYSVKSDVYGFGVLLLEIITGRRNAGFHRIKRVPSLVAYAWQVWNEGKGLELLDPLLLDSCVPDEFLRYLHIGLLCVQEDAQDRPTMSSVVVMLKSENVTLNQPEKPALSMGRFTDHNVAATDNNSINGLTVSDVMPR